The proteins below are encoded in one region of Festucalex cinctus isolate MCC-2025b chromosome 2, RoL_Fcin_1.0, whole genome shotgun sequence:
- the LOC144013357 gene encoding transcription cofactor vestigial-like protein 4: MLLPRMDLLNSQYLDKMNNNIGRLHYGDESRTPSLPSAISNISGPPPLCPSKRKYGDEQTKDQMNCDDDHVTKMSRLFATHLARPSAGDSRNEHWSMSRSPVEHISSSSNGLHGNHLYASISGYAVDQPLALTKSSLDNAVGGRERSVVSAAVERQQNRPSVITCAPASNRNCKLSHCHMNGCSPSATSDERKTNANTVCDPVIEEHFRRSLGKNYKEAEPVTNLASNSVSITGSVDDHFAKALGDAWIQIKAKGGGPQGPEADP, translated from the exons ATGCTGTTGCCTAGAATGGACCTGTTGAACTCTCAGTACCTGGACAAGATGAACAACAACATCGGGAGACTGCATTATGGAG ATGAGTCCAGGACACCCTCGCTGCCCTCTGCTATATCAAACATAAGCGGGCCGCCTCCTCTTTGCCCAAGCAAACGGAAGTATGGCGATGAACAAACGAAGGACCAAATGAATTGTGATGATGACCACGTGACCAAAATGAGCAGATTGTTCGCAACTCACCT GGCTCGTCCCTCTGCTGGAGACTCCCGCAACGAACACTGGagcatgagccgcagtcctgtgGAGCACATCAGCTCTTCCTCCAATGGTCTCCATGGGAACCATCTGTATGCTTCCATTTCTGGCTACGCTGTGGACCAGCCGCTGGCTCTGACCAAAAGCAGCCTTGACAACGCAGTCGGGGGCAGGGAGAGGTCCGTTGTCAGTGCAGCCGTTGAACGGCAGCAG AATCGCCCCTCTGTTATTACCTGTGCTCCTGCAAGCAACCGCAATTGTAAACTCTCTCACTGCCACATGAATGGCTGCTCCCCGAGCGCAACTTCTGATGAGAGAAAGACCAATG CTAACACAGTTTGCGATCCTGTGATTGAGGAACACTTCCGCCGTAGCCTGGGAAAGAACTACAAAGAAGCAGAGCCCGTGACCAACCTGGCATCCAACTCGGTCTCCATCACAGGCTCAGTGGATGACCACTTTGCCAAGGCGCTGGGAGACGCCTGGATCCAGATCAAGGCTAAAGGTGGGGGTCCCCAGGGCCCAGAAGCAGATCCATGA